The Helianthus annuus cultivar XRQ/B chromosome 15, HanXRQr2.0-SUNRISE, whole genome shotgun sequence genomic sequence aaacatacaaaattttttttttatttatttttttttccaaaccaAAATTcacaggtttttttatataaaaaaaattttcaaaaaaaaaaaaaaattttttttgtgtagtgcacatgtgtaatactacacatgtgtatgtgtactacacatgtgtattattacacatgtgcactacacaatttttttttttttttgaagaaagttatttttatatataaaaaccagcgatttttataaaaaaaaataaaaaaaaaattttgtgtgttttttaggctttttttaatttatttttcgagttttcacaataaaagtggttttcatttgaaccatccctattagtatatatatatatatatatatatatattttcccttgatttattacatgttctttttaCTACTACTAGTGTTGCAACTATTTGTTATTAGTTTTTCCTACTATCCGTAGTTTAGTACTAATTTTATACTCACTTTATTTGGTTTAATTTAACTTGTATAAAAATAGATATcagtattttattattttttatttattatatattagtaattttcttttattatatacaaaatttattttatttgtataTAAAATGTTAATCACTACTTGTTGTTTCAAAGTAGCGGGAATACCCGTGACGTAGGTCGGTATCGTTTCGAAAAAATCAAATCAATAAAAAgaagagttaattactatttttgtccatgtggtttgtcaaaaatcactatttcaatccattagtttaaaaattacgatttcagtccttgtggtttcactttagtaaccatttcagtccatctagtaaccatttcagtccctataataacagaataaatggattgaaatggttacgaaagtgaaaccacatgggctgaaatggttatgaaagtgaaactacagggattgaaatcgcaatttttaaactaatggactgaaatagtgatttttgacaaaccacagagacgaaaacagtaattaactctaaaaaaactAAATAGTTTAACTAGGTTCTATAATGTATATAGTACTAGTTGATGCCTCGCCCGCGTTgcgggcgatggccgaataattttcaatcaattaaaaaaacactactataattttgctagggaaaaaaactaaaatgatATTTTTCGgatcagggcaaaactgtaatcttttaggactaatgagcgagtgttaggcggCTTCTTGTCACGggaaaaaattaaatcgagttaatcaattaaaaaaaatgttttctacttttgctaaaaaaaactaaaacgattggGAAAATGTAATTTTTAACTGAATGCTAAATCATAATTTTAATCAAGGATAAAATCATAAATTTAATGGACCAATGGGGGAGTGTCAGGAATCTGCCGGCATGACTCTAATTTTACGTTGGGAGCAAAATTGTAGTTTCACtaggaaaacaaaaaaaaaaccatagAGAAAATGTAAATATAAGttgagggcaaaattgtaacttggctgtgaggaaaaaaaaaaaactaatgataaaactataaatttatacagggcaaaatcgtaattttgaatcgaGGGCAAAATTGGAATTTTAAACCGGGAGCAAAAGcgttaatttatttttaagttggggtaaaaacataactttgaactgatggcaaaatcgtaattataagaggaaaaactaatggcaaaactttAAATTGAAACAAAGCAAAGtcgtaatttttaaccgagggcaaaattaaaatttttagctgggagtaaaagcgtaaatttatttttaaatgggggcaaaaacataatttgaAACTAATgccaaaatcgtaaatttaaaggggggggggggggtaaaatcgtaaatttgttgggccaaATAGGGGAGTGTCAGACAACTGCCTAGCACTATTCCCTTGCCGCCTATTTAACCCAATAGAAGGCAAGCACTATAACCGTTCATGGGTTTTGTAGATATTGAGGGAGGAATGAAAAAAATAGAACTTAGATTGACCAAGTGAGTGTTCAAGTAAGTTGGTTTTTGTATATATGGTGGTATTATACTTTAGTACTATTGTTggtaattttgttttgtttttttaatccACACCCCCTCTGTTCTAAAAGAGAAGTATTTTACCattattattagttttttttctcTCTCACGCactctaattttttttaatgttattcGACTTATACTTGATACTGAAAAAAGGTTTCGACttctatttttgtttttgtttttcttatGTAGACTTGCATGttatttgtatttatttttatgttactcaatttgtttgtttgtttgttaggACACCACCAGGGATTAGGTCAAGCAACTAGAAGGACTGGAACCGGATCTTATGGTACCGGCCAAGACCAAGGATTGGGTACGAAAATAATTCACGGCACAGGCGGTACAGGAACCGATTATAATACCTCCGGTGGTCGTTCCACCGGCCAGACCGGTTACCAGGGTCTGGGTACTGAGACTGGCTCCGGTGGAACGACTGGATTCCACCAAAACGTACCTATGGGCGGTACCGGCATTGGAACTGGAACTAAAGATGTTTATGGAGGTACCGGCATTGGAACGGGTGGTCATGGTCATGGAGATACTCATGAGAAGAAAGGGGTGATGGAGAAGATCAAAGAAAAGCTTCCGGGCGGTCACAGTACCGATGAACAGACTACTACAACCGGTTATGGAGATACCCGTGAGAAGAAAGGGATGATGGAGAAGATCAAAGAGAAGCTGCCCGGACATCACTGATTGAATCATTATGTGTAGAAGAAGGATGAATGGAAGTATAAAATTAATATAAGATAGAATATTAATAACAACCTTGCGTCTTTGATCATGTTGAAGTTCTTTCATTTTTGTCTTGTTTTATGTTTTATAGGATGTTTCTAATAAATGTTTTACGTGTGGGAATGACTTCTTGTTAAAAGTGTATTTAGTATTTTGTAGTTCTCGAAGGTTTTGTGAGTTGCGTTGATAAAAGTCTTCAACGCGTGAAACAAACATACCACCGCCATCAACGTGTGAAGGATTGTTTCCGCGATAAAATCAGCGCGTGATGGAGGAAAGGATGTGAGAGCGTGTGATGGAGGAAAGGATGTGAGagggtgtgagggtttattgttgggtgttgtgagtaatgtgcatttccactaaaaaagtTTATGAGTGATAGAATAATGGTTGATAATATGGTGAAACTtaattggatg encodes the following:
- the LOC110911836 gene encoding cold shock protein CS66; translated protein: MAQYGGDQQYGHEVRQVDEYGNPVRVTDEHETVVRSSAGGRYEREVTHTDEYGNIVQITEEFQNQPVHSTTGAGDYGTAGHQGLGATIGHALGGTGTDHVSGGRSTGQTGYQGLGTDAGHHQGLGQATRRTGTGSYGTGQDQGLGTKIIHGTGGTGTDYNTSGGRSTGQTGYQGLGTETGSGGTTGFHQNVPMGGTGIGTGTKDVYGGTGIGTGGHGHGDTHEKKGVMEKIKEKLPGGHSTDEQTTTTGYGDTREKKGMMEKIKEKLPGHH